In Lotus japonicus ecotype B-129 chromosome 5, LjGifu_v1.2, one genomic interval encodes:
- the LOC130721443 gene encoding putative F-box protein At3g58860, translated as MIEEGLSTCKKLNIEGNVDVNVDRISNLPDKVIQLILSSLETKDAVRTSLLSRSWRYRWLSVTNLRLSEWAPYMSLKRSQFLDFVDRVFALREPSDDLNLVELEFCVFNGAARINSWLCSAVKHNVQHLVLLLDWFLDEMLELPHCLFTCHTLREIVIVAEVYLKLPSSIQFSNLN; from the coding sequence ATGATTGAAGAAGGATTGTCAACTTGCAAAAAGCTGAATATTGAAGGGAATGTGGATGTCAATGTGGATAGGATAAGCAATTTACCTGACAAAGTCATTCAACTCATTTTGAGTTCACTGGAAACAAAAGATGCTGTTAGAACAAGTTTATTGTCTAGAAGTTGGCGTTACCGGTGGTTGTCTGTCACCAATCTTCGCCTCTCAGAATGGGCACCGTATATGAGCCTGAAGAGGTCACAGTTCCTGGATTTTGTGGACAGAGTTTTTGCACTTCGTGAACCGTCAGATGATCTCAATCTTGTTGAGTTGGAATTTTGTGTATTCAATGGTGCTGCTCGCATCAATTCATGGCTATGTTCTGCAGTAAAGCACAATGTTCAACACTTGGTTCTTCTACTTGATTGGTTTCTTGATGAGATGTTAGAATTGCCTCATTGCTTGTTTACTTGTCATACCCTCAGGGAGATTGTTATAGTTGCTGAGGTTTACCTGAAGCTTCCATCTTCAATTCAATTTTCAAATCTGAATTGA
- the LOC130721442 gene encoding putative F-box protein At3g58960, with product MLSLCCKVGDDTSLVNEWLHAFINPKIQELSLDFDNVEEPLVFPDHLFTCATLTWFRLSMNRIFDLPSSIHFQSLRKLILMHVILPDGSSTQRLFSSCPSLEDLALMDCDWENVTTDVCISSPMLQTLTITEWDEDWGRNGLKRRKVVIIGNNLKSISLGGDVSNDYFLLNSTSVTDASIELQAPDVWWTDDWKIDTGYFIFRLLREIPKVEKLSFSDNVLEAISFTLPLLQRLPLLCNLAELHVMGATVPVDLSCEGLMTILQKSYCLRELHFELGGVSLSKKKEDYILDTLPVCFKKHLKIITICGCSGSKGELNAIRVLLQAASVLETLSISCFSPEFPDFDTPEGSKSLSKMFGKILCFPRGSVDCDIKFDFI from the exons ATGCTATCTCTCTGTTGTAAAGTTGGTGATGATACTTCTCTGGTTAATGAGTGGTTGCATGCTTTTATCAACCCAAAAATTCAAGAATTGAGTCTTGACTTCGATAATGTTGAGGAACCATTGGTTTTCCCTGACCACCTGTTTACTTGTGCAACATTGACATGGTTCCGACTGAGTATGAACCGTATTTTCGACCTTCCTTCCTCCATTCATTTTCAAAGTCTCaggaaattgattttgatgCATGTTATACTCCCTGATGGTTCTTCAACGCAACGGCTTTTCTCTTCTTGTCCATCACTGGAGGACTTGGCCCTAATGGATTGTGATTGGGAGAATGTTACAACAGATGTTTGTATTTCTTCTCCAATGCTTCAGACATTGACCATAACGGAGTGGGATGAAGATTGGGGTAGGAATGGATTAAAGCGCCGTAAAGTAGTGATCATTGGAAATAATCTGAAGTCTATATCCCTGGGCGGTGATGTCAGTAATGATTATTTTTTACTTAACTCAACCTCAGTGACTGATGCATCTATTGAACTTCAAGCCCCGGATGTTTGGTGGACTGATGATTGGAAAATAGATACGGGCTATTTTATATTCAGACTTCTTAGAGAGATCCCAAAAGTGGAAAAACTTTCATTTTCTGATAATGTTCTTGAG GCTATTAGCTTCACACTACCTTTACTTCAGCGTCTACCTTTGTTATGTAATTTGGCTGAACTTCACGTGATGGGAGCGACAGTGCCTGTAGATTTGTCTTGTGAAGGATTGATGACCATACTACAAAAGTCATATTGTCTCAGAGAACTTCACTTTGAATTG GGAGGGGTCTCTCTATCTAAAAAGAAGGAGGACTATATATTGGATACATTACCTGTATGTTTTAAGAAACACCTCAAGATAATTACGATATGTGGCTGTTCTGGGTCTAAAGGAGAGCTAAATGCAATCAGAGTATTATTACAAGCAGCATCAGTTTTGGAGACACTCTCTATTAGTTGTTTTTCTCCTGAGTTTCCTGATTTTGACACTCCAGAGGGATCAAAGAGTTTAAGCAAGATGTTTGGTAAGATTTTATGTTTTCCTAGAGGGTCAGTGGATTGtgacattaaatttgattttatttga
- the LOC130718049 gene encoding uncharacterized GPI-anchored protein At5g19250-like, with amino-acid sequence MVLPKFSLLFWLLLSFNVILLINYPTECADDEKDNLYQGINKYRASINLKALAKNENADCLADQIAEQFKNQPCTNTTGANTVPGTEPQFSNYPNLLAKCHLAISDTQDRTVMPACVPNLVPSLVLSNFTGSLYSDSLNDTKYTGIGIGSEDNWIVVVLTTNTPAGNFAPYSSNGANLISKMGLIHCSMLVLVGIVFLL; translated from the exons ATGGTGTTGCCCAAGTTCTCTCTGCTCTTCTGGCTTCTCCTTTCTTTCAATGTCATTCTCTTGATAAATTACCCAACTGAATGTGCTGATG ATGAGAAAGATAACCTTTATCAGGGTATCAATAAGTATCGAGCATCAATAAACCTGAAAGCTCTAGCAAAGAATGAAAATGCTGATTGTCTTGCTGATCAAATAGCTGAACAATTCAAGAATCAACCCTGCACAAACACCACAGGTGCTAACACAGTCCCAGGGACAGAGCCTCAATTCTCCAACTACCCAAACCTTTTAGCTAAATGCCACTTGGCTATTTCCGACACACAGGACAGAACTGTCATGCCTGCTTGTGTTCCTAACCTGGTTCCGAGCCTCGTCCTCTCGAATTTCACGGGATCTCTTTATTCAGATAGTCTCAACGACACAAAGTACACAGGAATTGgaattggttcagaagataactGGATTGTTGTTGTCTTAACCACCAATACACCTGCAGGAAACTTTGCTCCATATAGTTCTAATGGTGCCAATTTGATTTCCAAAATGGGATTGATTCATTGTTCAATGCTAGTATTAGTTGGCATCGTTTTCCTGTTATGA
- the LOC130718048 gene encoding peroxisomal adenine nucleotide carrier 1-like, translating into MQLDLESLSEATSGAIGSLVSTTVLYPLDTCKTKYQAEVQAKHQRKYRGISDVLWEAIAKRQVLSLCQGLGTKNVQSFVSSFIYFYGYSYFKRLYLIRSGNKNIGTVANLIAATAAGVCTILITQPLDTAASRMQTSEFGKSKGFWKSLSEGTWSEAFDGLAISILLTSNPSIQYTAFDQLKQRILKDKMSKKTDTKSSPEALSSFSAFMLGAVSKCAATCLTYPAIRCKVMIQAADSDDDKRTEAERKAQRTISGALYTIWRREGLLGFFNGLQAQILKTVLSSALLMMVKEKITKSSWILMLMIGRLLSVKHPKLKAA; encoded by the exons ATGCAGCTTGATCTGGAATCATTGTCAGAAGCTACTTCTGGTGCCATTGGATCCCTTGTTAGCACCACTGTCTTGTACCCACTTGATACTTGCAAGACCAAATATCAAGCTGAAGTACAAGCTAAGCATCAGCGAAAATACAG GGGAATTTCTGATGTTTTATGGGAAGCAATTGCTAAACGTCAGGTGCTTTCATTGTGCCAAGGCCTTGGGACAAAAAATGTCCAGTCCTTTGTTTCGTCCTTTATTTATTTCTACGGATACAGCTACTTTAAGAGGCTATATTTGATAAGAAGTGGAAACAAGAACATTGGAACGGTAGCAAACTTGATTGCTGCTACTGCAGCTGGGGTCTGTACAATATTAATAACACAG CCCTTAGATACTGCAGCCTCAAGGATGCAGACAAGTGAATTTGGAAAATCCAAGGGATTCTGGAAGTCCCTTTCAGAGGGTACGTGGAGCGAGGCATTTGACGGTCTTGCCATATCTATTCTATTAACATCAAACCCATCAATTCAG TATACTGCCTTTGATCAGCTGAAACAGAGAATACTAAAGGACAAGATGAGCAAGAAAACAGATACAAAGTCATCCCCAGAAGCACTTTCTTCATTTTCTGCTTTCATGTTGGGTGCAGTTTCAAAATGTGCAGCTACATGCCTGACTTACCCAGCCATCAG GTGCAAGGTTATGATTCAGGCTGCTGATTCAGATGATGATAAGAGGACAGAAGCTGAGAGGAAAGCACAGAGGACAATCTCTGGAGCACTCTATACTATTTGGAGAAGAGAAGGTCTTTTGGGATTTTTCAATGGATTGCAGGCGCAGATATTGAAAACAGTTCTAAGCTCTGCATTACTTATGATGGTAAAGGAGAAGATCACAAAGTCCTCATGGATTCTGATGCTCATGATCGGAAGATTACTATCTGTCAAACACCCCAAGTTGAAAGCAGCTTGA